In one window of Microscilla marina ATCC 23134 DNA:
- a CDS encoding site-specific integrase: MGLSIGFLLRKDKTNKKGETPVFCRISYQGKRVDFQTEVKIPMDRWLPPVVKLEKNGDQIFIKGTSEVIKSMNRLLNKMRGRILNAYTDLLNEEEEVRLQKLKAVAKGEEEKGITFLEVLTRSANRSGLRSGTQRKIKISIQNLKLFLRDEYGKEDIYLTDLLKEAYKGFDIRYVGWCTTKTTIRFDGSTRLPKKHQTAIKEVRHFRQAVNTAVQLGEIRTNPLIAKFKIPKDERPKRVILTLDELKQIMEVDLSDKRGMERVRDCFVFQCFTGFAFSDIVDLKPEHLIEQGERTWIIKERVKSSTIAKMPLLPQARFILDKYKDDPVCLSKGVLIPVITSGNYNTYLKMIAEYVGIDKHLTSHVGRRTFATLVYNAGTDRSKLKEMTGHTNEAITEIYASLANETIAKEMDKFEGLFTD; encoded by the coding sequence ATGGGACTTTCAATAGGTTTTTTATTAAGAAAAGATAAGACAAACAAGAAAGGTGAAACCCCTGTGTTTTGCCGTATATCTTATCAAGGGAAAAGAGTGGATTTCCAGACTGAGGTTAAAATACCTATGGATAGATGGTTGCCTCCAGTGGTCAAATTGGAAAAGAATGGAGATCAAATTTTTATCAAAGGTACTAGCGAAGTGATCAAAAGTATGAATCGCCTGCTAAATAAGATGAGAGGCAGGATTCTGAATGCTTATACTGATTTGCTAAACGAGGAAGAAGAAGTACGACTTCAAAAATTAAAAGCAGTTGCCAAAGGGGAAGAAGAAAAAGGGATTACTTTTTTAGAAGTACTTACCAGATCAGCTAACCGGAGCGGACTTAGAAGTGGTACGCAAAGAAAAATCAAAATCTCCATTCAGAACTTAAAGTTGTTTTTACGGGATGAGTATGGCAAGGAGGATATTTATCTGACTGATCTTTTAAAAGAAGCTTATAAGGGCTTTGATATTCGGTATGTAGGTTGGTGTACTACTAAAACCACGATCAGGTTTGATGGTTCTACCCGTTTGCCTAAGAAACATCAGACCGCCATTAAAGAGGTGAGGCATTTCCGTCAGGCAGTCAACACCGCTGTACAGTTGGGAGAAATTAGAACTAACCCTTTAATTGCGAAGTTCAAAATCCCTAAAGATGAGCGTCCAAAGCGGGTTATCCTTACCCTTGATGAATTAAAGCAAATTATGGAAGTAGATTTATCTGATAAGCGAGGTATGGAAAGAGTTCGTGATTGTTTTGTTTTTCAGTGTTTTACCGGATTTGCTTTCTCTGATATTGTGGACTTGAAACCAGAGCACCTGATTGAACAAGGTGAGCGAACCTGGATTATTAAAGAACGGGTAAAATCTTCCACCATTGCCAAGATGCCTTTGCTTCCCCAGGCCAGGTTTATTTTAGATAAGTACAAAGATGATCCTGTCTGTTTAAGTAAAGGTGTATTGATTCCTGTAATTACCAGTGGAAATTACAATACTTACCTCAAAATGATTGCGGAGTATGTAGGAATTGATAAGCACTTGACAAGCCATGTAGGGCGTAGAACCTTTGCCACTTTGGTGTATAATGCTGGAACTGACCGATCAAAACTAAAAGAAATGACCGGGCATACTAATGAAGCAATCACAGAAATTTATGCAAGCCTTGCCAATGAAACCATTGCAAAAGAAATGGATAAGTTTGAAGGCTTGTTTACTGATTGA
- a CDS encoding tetratricopeptide repeat protein: MDTNDNILQLEKLFVEADQDIKDGLISEAFDKLVYIIEQETEYGKAYNHLGWIYETKYKNYAKAEECYRLSLKYAPDYSAVYLNYAILLSTLERFDELKKHLEGALTVRGVNKSKIWNEYGIMKELKGEYDEAIDAYKKSIQFSLINDDIDRYQKSMDRCKRKQGIMQGE; the protein is encoded by the coding sequence ATGGATACAAACGATAATATACTACAACTGGAAAAATTATTTGTAGAAGCAGACCAAGACATTAAAGATGGTTTGATTTCAGAGGCTTTTGATAAACTGGTGTATATCATTGAGCAAGAAACCGAGTATGGCAAGGCATACAATCACTTGGGGTGGATTTATGAAACCAAGTATAAAAATTACGCAAAAGCTGAGGAATGTTACCGTTTGTCGCTGAAGTACGCGCCTGACTATAGTGCGGTATATCTAAACTATGCCATTTTGTTGTCTACTTTAGAGCGTTTCGATGAACTGAAAAAACACCTTGAAGGCGCACTCACGGTAAGAGGAGTGAATAAGTCGAAAATCTGGAATGAGTATGGCATCATGAAAGAACTCAAAGGCGAATACGACGAAGCCATTGACGCTTATAAGAAAAGTATTCAATTTTCGTTGATCAATGATGACATAGACCGTTACCAAAAGTCTATGGATCGTTGCAAACGCAAACAAGGCATTATGCAGGGAGAATAG
- a CDS encoding DnaB-like helicase C-terminal domain-containing protein has product MVTADLFHLTEPLTHIASYPKAGKTSLAVSLALDALIHHDMGIFFCSAGKERDIRHRLVSAMSDIDLMEIEHIKESPEDEKYKKYNDTLMATFNLNFIACNIRGVAFEEFRRKCLYHAYYNQVKLIIVDNLHQVVDGDVQSNIQELKKLASVLNIPCIVFTPLPQAEDDNIQKVTKINALLNTYADVTLWLDRPEYEIAAQLEVIKQPTGEPSDIPLSFTPRTAHFTDVEMIGLHFILTELEKAG; this is encoded by the coding sequence ATGGTGACAGCCGATTTATTTCACCTTACCGAACCCCTTACTCATATTGCTTCTTACCCTAAAGCAGGTAAAACCAGCCTGGCGGTAAGCTTGGCTCTCGATGCGCTTATACACCACGATATGGGTATATTTTTTTGTTCGGCAGGCAAAGAAAGAGACATCAGGCATCGCCTGGTATCAGCCATGAGTGATATTGACCTGATGGAAATAGAGCACATCAAAGAAAGTCCCGAAGATGAAAAGTACAAAAAATACAATGATACGTTAATGGCCACTTTTAATCTTAATTTCATTGCCTGTAACATCAGAGGGGTTGCATTTGAGGAGTTCAGACGCAAATGCCTTTATCACGCCTATTACAATCAGGTTAAACTCATTATTGTAGATAATTTACATCAGGTAGTGGATGGGGACGTTCAAAGTAATATTCAGGAATTAAAAAAGCTTGCCAGCGTGTTGAATATCCCTTGCATTGTATTTACCCCATTGCCCCAGGCAGAAGATGACAATATACAAAAGGTAACTAAAATCAATGCTTTGCTGAACACTTATGCAGATGTAACCCTGTGGCTGGATCGTCCGGAGTATGAAATAGCGGCTCAACTGGAAGTAATTAAGCAGCCTACAGGCGAGCCTTCTGACATCCCCCTGAGTTTTACTCCGCGAACGGCTCATTTTACGGATGTGGAAATGATTGGCTTACATTTTATTCTGACAGAATTGGAAAAGGCAGGGTAG
- a CDS encoding Rha family transcriptional regulator, with the protein MNKDNSTQASLEGLLPIEIKNEMPVVDSRLVAETLGIKHKALMATIRRYQAKIEEFGSLPFETEVRKRDVGATTLRFCYLSENQAIFLGTLSRNTKKVVAFKSKLIQSFDQVRKTVQGQPFNQKLWVQAVKNLCELTKSTKETKREIKILNSRQTFLAHEISSIRDAQDSLTDEITHIKAAQTSLQIENFNPLFTKVRKDLGQMMQNYSIWYGMTTQGLYQILYKEFTVASGQYIYQQAKMANKTPIEWLESTGWILEAYDLAIKHFGIPEENQDYKGDLGNPDR; encoded by the coding sequence ATGAACAAAGACAACTCAACACAAGCTTCACTGGAAGGCTTATTACCTATTGAAATAAAAAACGAAATGCCAGTAGTAGATAGCAGGTTGGTGGCAGAAACATTAGGAATCAAGCATAAAGCTTTGATGGCAACAATCAGGCGTTATCAGGCTAAAATAGAAGAGTTTGGCTCGCTGCCTTTTGAAACCGAAGTGAGAAAACGTGATGTAGGGGCAACTACCCTAAGATTCTGCTACCTTAGTGAGAATCAGGCCATCTTCCTTGGGACCCTTTCCAGGAACACGAAAAAGGTTGTTGCCTTTAAATCCAAACTGATTCAATCATTCGACCAGGTTCGAAAAACAGTTCAGGGACAGCCATTCAATCAGAAGCTTTGGGTACAGGCAGTAAAAAACCTCTGTGAACTAACAAAGTCCACCAAAGAAACTAAAAGGGAAATAAAAATATTGAACTCTCGGCAAACATTTTTGGCACACGAAATAAGTAGCATCAGGGATGCACAAGATTCCTTGACAGACGAAATAACCCATATCAAGGCAGCTCAAACAAGTTTACAGATAGAAAACTTCAACCCGCTTTTTACCAAAGTCAGAAAAGACCTGGGGCAAATGATGCAAAATTATTCGATCTGGTATGGGATGACCACCCAGGGACTCTACCAGATTCTTTACAAGGAATTTACCGTAGCATCCGGACAATATATATATCAGCAAGCAAAAATGGCAAATAAAACACCCATCGAGTGGCTCGAATCCACAGGCTGGATTTTAGAGGCTTATGACCTGGCAATAAAACATTTTGGAATACCAGAAGAAAATCAAGATTATAAGGGTGACTTAGGAAATCCTGACAGATAA
- the dnaB gene encoding replicative DNA helicase has translation MAKKTMVVQGQVPPQAIDIEEAVLGAILIEQPAFMQVIDLLQPDYFYKPAHKEVYQAILELFAQANPVDMLTVTQQLRQTGKLEMAGGPTFVMKLTSMVNSSANIEYHAHILVEQAIKRRLIEISSKIRKVAFDHTSDAFEVIDDLANDVFQLSETGIKKQFSRASKIVSENILTLEEDVANPQRIQKNKIPSGLYSLDKHIGGFDKATLTVFAARPAMGKTAFALNLALNAAEVFERPVAFFSLEMSARELGYRLLAMCSGIASKRIKNRALSQEEIPKVRQAEKLIQKPNLFIDDTPQLSLLQFKAKVRRLVFSHQVECVIIDYLQLMKGHSGQASQNRQLEVATIVKDLKALAKEMDIPIIALSQLNRGVETRPGDKRPVMADLRESGEIEQSADTIAFLYRPAYYGVTEDHLGNSTEGVTELIIAKHRDGKSGTILLDFIPQHLRFQDLNQQFWREPIPKPEQPGRATQSLPAKQFRGFSQNPDDFDK, from the coding sequence ATGGCCAAAAAAACAATGGTAGTACAAGGACAGGTTCCTCCTCAAGCCATCGATATAGAAGAAGCGGTACTCGGAGCGATACTCATTGAACAACCTGCCTTCATGCAGGTCATTGACTTGCTGCAACCCGATTACTTTTACAAGCCTGCCCACAAGGAGGTTTATCAGGCAATACTGGAGCTGTTTGCTCAAGCCAATCCAGTAGATATGCTTACAGTAACTCAGCAACTAAGGCAAACAGGTAAACTTGAAATGGCAGGAGGTCCCACTTTTGTCATGAAGCTGACCTCCATGGTGAATTCCTCCGCCAACATTGAGTACCATGCCCACATTCTGGTAGAACAGGCAATAAAGCGGCGGTTGATCGAGATAAGCTCCAAAATCCGTAAAGTGGCCTTTGACCACACCAGCGATGCATTCGAGGTCATAGATGACCTGGCAAATGATGTATTTCAACTAAGCGAGACAGGAATAAAGAAGCAGTTCAGCCGGGCATCAAAAATAGTCTCTGAAAACATACTCACGCTTGAGGAGGATGTAGCAAACCCTCAAAGAATCCAGAAAAACAAAATACCATCGGGTTTGTATAGCCTGGATAAGCATATTGGAGGGTTTGATAAAGCAACGCTGACCGTTTTCGCAGCCCGACCCGCGATGGGTAAAACCGCCTTTGCCCTGAACCTTGCCCTCAATGCCGCAGAAGTATTTGAGCGACCTGTGGCCTTTTTTTCACTTGAAATGAGCGCAAGAGAGCTGGGTTACAGGTTGCTTGCCATGTGTTCAGGCATTGCGTCTAAAAGAATCAAAAACAGAGCGCTGTCCCAGGAAGAGATACCAAAAGTAAGGCAGGCAGAAAAGCTCATCCAGAAACCTAACCTCTTTATTGATGACACCCCACAACTATCCCTACTACAATTCAAAGCAAAAGTACGACGGTTGGTGTTTAGCCATCAGGTGGAGTGTGTAATCATTGACTACCTTCAGTTGATGAAAGGACATAGTGGTCAGGCAAGCCAAAACCGACAGCTGGAAGTAGCCACCATTGTAAAGGATTTGAAGGCGCTCGCCAAAGAAATGGATATCCCCATCATTGCACTCTCTCAGCTTAACCGGGGGGTAGAAACCAGACCAGGGGATAAACGTCCTGTGATGGCCGATTTGAGGGAATCAGGAGAAATTGAGCAGTCGGCCGATACCATCGCATTTCTCTACCGACCAGCTTATTACGGAGTTACCGAAGATCACCTTGGAAACTCTACCGAAGGAGTCACTGAACTCATCATTGCTAAACACCGGGATGGTAAATCGGGAACGATTCTGCTGGATTTCATTCCTCAGCACCTCAGGTTTCAGGACTTGAATCAACAGTTTTGGAGAGAGCCCATACCAAAACCTGAGCAGCCAGGCAGGGCAACACAATCGCTCCCGGCAAAACAGTTCAGAGGGTTTAGTCAAAACCCTGACGATTTTGACAAATAA
- a CDS encoding helix-turn-helix domain-containing protein — MAVNIPTAEDLQDLMKDFEKTMYGKIEALFKAENSGLDIYTNKRIKEEMGGDISDDTLARMRERGELPAKKVSGKWYYKGEDIRRVFTE, encoded by the coding sequence ATGGCAGTAAATATTCCAACAGCAGAAGATCTTCAGGACTTAATGAAGGATTTTGAAAAAACAATGTATGGCAAGATAGAAGCGTTATTTAAAGCTGAAAACAGTGGGTTAGATATATACACCAACAAAAGAATCAAAGAAGAAATGGGAGGAGACATTAGCGATGATACCCTTGCCCGAATGAGAGAAAGAGGGGAGCTTCCAGCGAAAAAAGTGAGCGGAAAGTGGTACTATAAAGGAGAAGATATACGCAGAGTCTTTACAGAATAG
- a CDS encoding helix-turn-helix domain-containing protein: MEKQDLLKIIKHLRTSEGLTHQQMATKLGWGKQTYERIENGRTQNVGLDDIAQIAQVFGLTVVELMNRATPEGTATALLKEAVHLFREAQTKVDAAEQILKKLPKNK; the protein is encoded by the coding sequence ATGGAAAAACAAGACTTACTAAAAATCATTAAGCATTTGCGTACCAGTGAGGGGCTTACCCACCAACAAATGGCGACTAAACTGGGTTGGGGCAAACAAACTTATGAAAGAATTGAAAATGGACGTACCCAAAATGTAGGGCTGGACGACATTGCCCAGATTGCGCAGGTATTTGGGCTGACGGTGGTAGAGTTGATGAACCGGGCAACCCCGGAAGGAACTGCCACTGCTTTGCTCAAAGAAGCCGTTCATTTATTCAGGGAAGCCCAAACCAAAGTGGATGCCGCTGAACAAATACTGAAGAAGCTACCAAAAAATAAATGA
- a CDS encoding DnaB-like helicase C-terminal domain-containing protein, whose amino-acid sequence MKKQSNNQSQNKTPAEISGITSGFEELDQLTGGWQKGQLTLIASLSGLGKTSLMAMFAHSASKENTPTLIFNLESPTDCLVHRMICTEARVEMNSSRSGQLTREEFASFEKQAQLLNQRPIFIDDSSSFPLQKLKTKIMRFKIKHDIQLVCIDFIQFIEVKEQSFGSRSQELAWITEQLKKMTSELQISIIAVVQLNRSHALERRPPCLADLEATKNADTVLFLHRVPEDTQGITQLILAKNKAKPTNVTIPLQFIGKHTYFKSLQK is encoded by the coding sequence ATGAAAAAGCAAAGTAACAATCAATCACAGAATAAGACCCCGGCAGAAATTTCTGGCATTACAAGTGGTTTTGAAGAATTGGATCAACTAACGGGTGGATGGCAAAAGGGGCAACTTACTTTGATTGCTTCACTTTCTGGCTTGGGTAAAACCTCTTTAATGGCAATGTTTGCCCACAGTGCCAGCAAAGAAAACACCCCTACTCTGATCTTTAACCTGGAATCACCAACGGATTGCCTTGTTCACAGAATGATATGCACCGAAGCAAGGGTAGAGATGAACAGCAGCAGGTCGGGACAACTGACCAGGGAAGAATTTGCTTCATTTGAAAAACAAGCCCAACTGTTGAACCAACGTCCAATATTTATTGATGACAGCAGTAGTTTTCCACTTCAGAAATTAAAGACCAAAATCATGCGGTTCAAAATTAAACACGATATTCAACTCGTATGCATTGACTTTATTCAGTTCATTGAAGTCAAAGAACAATCTTTTGGTAGCAGGTCTCAGGAACTCGCCTGGATCACAGAGCAACTAAAAAAAATGACCAGTGAACTGCAAATCTCCATCATTGCCGTAGTACAGTTAAATCGTTCACATGCCTTGGAAAGACGACCGCCTTGCCTGGCTGATCTGGAAGCCACCAAAAATGCTGATACTGTTTTATTTCTCCACCGGGTACCGGAAGATACCCAGGGCATTACGCAACTTATCCTGGCAAAGAACAAAGCCAAACCAACCAATGTAACCATACCGTTGCAGTTCATTGGCAAGCACACTTACTTTAAAAGCTTGCAAAAGTGA